AGGTAGTTAATTTTGATGCTAATGAAAATTGTATCCTTACCGCCTCATTAAAACTGGTACAAAAAGAAAGCATCTCAGAAAAATTATCTGAGATGCAATATGTTTCATTTGAATTTAATGATTAATCTCTTCTTCCACCGAGAAGCAAAGACCCCCAGTAAAGAAGTTGAGCTAAAGACCCTAAAGCCGCTACAACATATGTTCTTGCAGCCCACTTTAAACTATCCTGAACTCCTACAAATTCTTCAGCAGTTACAGTACCTGTATCTTTAAGCCATTTCATTGCCCTGTTGCTAGCGTCATACTCTACCGGCAACGTTACAAATGCAAAAAGAGTGGTTACGGCAAACATAGCCACACCAATAGCCAGAATCGCTGTATTTCCATTAGGATTTTCTATTGTTCTGGTAGCTGCCATTATCGCAATACCTGCAATAAGAACAAACTGCATCAGATTGGAACTTATATTAACAACAGGAACTAATTTTGAACGTAAGTTCAACATTGAGTATCCTACCGCGTGCTGTACGGCATGTCCACATTCGTGAGCCGCTACAGCTGCCGCTGCTGCATTTCTCTGCATGTACACCCCTTCAGAAAGGTTTACTGTTTTATCTGCCGGATTATAGTGGTCCGTTAGCTGTCCGGGAACTGATATTACCTGAACATCATTAATCCCGTTATCTCTCAACATTTTTTCCGCTACTTCTTTCCCCGAAAGGCCATTTCGAAGATGTACGTTGGAATAATATTCAAATTTTGATTTCAACCTGGACGAAACCCACCAGCTCACCAGCATTGAAATACCAATAATGATATAATAACCCGTCATTTTATTTAGATTTTGTGTTCAATTTTTAAGCATAATGATATAAAAACTGTGCCAAAGTATAAGATATTATTATTTATATTTGTCCTCAAATTACTCTCAAAAAACATGTCAACAGTTTCAATTATTGAAGTAAAAACTCCCGGTCAACTCAAGCAATTCGTAAGATTTCCTATGGATCTGTACAAAAATAACCCGTACTATGTTCCATCCTTTATCAATGACGAAATCAACATCTGGAATGCTGATGAAAATCCCGCACTTAAATATTCTGAAGCGAAACAGTATTTAGCATACAAGAATGACAAAATTGTAGGGAGAATTGCTGTTCTTATCAACCACAAGGAGGAAAAAGAATTAGGGATCCGTAAAGTACGTTTTGGGTGGATAGATTTCATTAATGATGAAGAAGTTTCACAGGCATTAATTCAGAAAGCGGTTGATTATGCCCATGAAAAGAATATTGATAAGATCGAGGGCCCAATGGGCTTTACCAATCTTGATAAAGCCGGAATGCTGATTAAAGGTTTTGACCAGCTGGCCACCATGATTGGCATCTACAACCATGATTACTATCCAAAACACCTTGAAAAACTGGGATTGATAAAAGAAAAGGAATGGGTAGAATTTGAGATTATTTTCCCTGAAGTTTTACCAGAAAAAATCCACAAATTCAACGAGCTTATTTCTCAGAAATACAAACTGAGCGTTTTAAAATTTAACAATAAAGAAGAAATCATTCAGTATGTGGATCCAATGTTTGATCTTCTAGATGAAACCTACAAACATCTTTCCACTTACACTCCTATTTCTGACGAACAGCGTAAAACATACAAGGAAAAATACTTTAAGCTTATTGACAAAGACTTCATTGTTTGCATCGTGGATGAAAACAATCACCTTATTTCCTTTGCGATTACGATGCCTTCTTACTCCCGAGCACTGCAAAAGTCCGGAGGAAAACTACTACCGTTTGGTTGGTGGCATTTTTTGAAAGCAGGCAGAAAAAATGACAGAGCTAATTTTTATCTGATTGGTATCCATCCTGATTATCAAAGAAGAGGAGTAACCTCTATCATTTTCAAAGAAATCTGGAAAATATTCAGAAAAAAGGGAGTAAAATACCTGGAAACGAATCCCGAACTTGAAGAAAACAAAAACATTCAGCTTTTATGGCAGGATTATAACCCTGTGAACCATAAGAGAAGGAGAACATACTCACTTGAGATAAATGATAATGATGAATGAGCACAATCTCACTCATTCACTCTAAAACTCTCCCACCTTCAAACACTCTTACCTCATGAAGCCACAACTTATCATTTTCGCTGTTTTAATCGCAGGATTTATTGCTTATAATATCTTTTTTCAGTCACAAGACGGAAGAACGAATACGGTAATCAACATTGTTTTTGGCAGTGTTCTTTTTGGATATATTGCCTTTATGGCTTACGCTCTTCTTAAAAAAATGAAGAAATAACTCGTTATTTTTATTGATTCTAAATTGTAGGTTTTCTCTATTTTCATCCTACTTTTAAGCTGATAAATTTCATGCTTTCTTGTTTATTCGTTAAATTTGCAAATTGAGATAATAATGCAAAAATGAATTTACCTGAAAGTTATATTCCAATCCTTATCCAGGCTGGTGTAGCAGTAGGATTTGTAGCTGTTTCTTTACTTGGAGCACATTTCTTAGGTCCTAAGCAGAAAAAAGGAGACTCTGTAAAAAACCAAAGCTGGGAATGTGGAGTTCCTAGTGAAGGAAACGCAAGAACACCATTTTCTATCAAGTACTTCCTGACTGCGGTATTGTTTGTACTATTCGATATTGAAATCGTATTCTTTTATCCTTATGCGGTAAACTTCAGAGAATTCGGTATGGAAGGATTCTTAGCAGTGCTTACATTCGTAGCAATCTTCTTCATGGCGTTTTTCTATGTTTGGAAACGCGGTGCGTTAGATTGGGATAAATAAATTTCAACATTAAAAGATTGAATTTATTTAAGTAATTTAAAGATTGTGAAGGTCTTATTTTTTTAATCTTTAAATATTTTAATCTTTAAATATTTACTAAAATGTCAGATAAAAAACCAGTAATAAGAACAGATGCACCTGCTCCCGAAGGCTATGAAGGAGAAGGGTTTTTCGCAACAAAACTGAGCAGTGTAATCGGGATGGCAAGAAAGTTTTCACTTTGGCCATTGCCATTTGCTACCTCTTGTTGTGGTATTGAGTTTATGGCTACCCTGAACCCTACTTATGATGCTTCAAGATTTGGAATGGAAAGAAACTCTTTCTCTCCAAGACAAGCAGATATGCTGATGGTTTGTGGAACTATATCCAAGAAATTAGGACCAGTTCTTAAAGAAGTATATACTCAGATGGCTGAGCCAAAATGGGTAGTGGCAGTTGGAGCTTGTGCTTCTAGTGGGGGTATTTTTGATACTTACTCTGTACTTCAGGGAATTGATAAAATTATTCCGGTAGACGTTTACGTTCCTGGATGCCCTCCAAGACCAGAACAAATCATTGAAGGAGTAATGCAGGTACAGGCTCTTGCAGAAAGTGAAAGCATCAGAAGAAGAGATATGCCTGAGTATCAGAAATTATTAGATTCTTACAACATAAGCAACTAAACGGAAATGACAAACGAATTTGTATTAGAAGCAATCACCAGAGAATTTCCGGAATCTGTTATTTCAAGTTCAGAACCTTATGGAATGCTGACCATTGAAGTGAAGAAAGAAGATATCAAGAAGATCATTCATTATCTTAAAGATTCATCACTGGAATTTAATTTCCTTACAGATATCTGTGGAATCCATTATCCTGAATTCCCAGAGAAGGAAATAGGTGTTGTGTATCATTTACATAATATGATGGCTAACTTCAGATTACGCCTAAAAATCTTTATGTCCAGAGAAAATATTGAAGTGGATTCTCTTACAGAATTATATGCCGGTGCCAACTGGATGGAAAGAGAAACGTTTGATTTTTATGGGATTAAATTTAAAGGACACCCGGATCTTAGACCTATTCTGAATATGGAAGATCTTGGATACCACCCAATGTTGAAGGAATATCGACTTGAAGACGGTACAAGAACCGACAAGGACGATAATATGTTCGGAAGATAAAAAGCGAATGGCCAATGGCGGCTAGCCAATAGCCAGAAGCAAATAGCTAAAAGCAATCATTATGAAAGATAACTCATTATCTAATATACTAAACCAGTACGAAAGTAAGGAACAGATTGACGGACAATTATATACCCTGAATCTAGGACCTACCCACCCTGCCACTCACGGGATTTTCCAGAATATCTTAACGATGGATGGAGAAAGAATCCTTCACGCTGAGCAAACGGTAGGCTATATCCACAGAGCATTTGAGAAAATTTCTGAAAGAAGAAACTATTCTCAGATCACTACCCTTACCGACCGTATGAATTACTGTTCTGCTCCAATCAACAATTTGGGTTGGCATATGACAGTAGAGAAGCTGATTGGTGTAAAAGTTCCAAAGCGTGTAGATTATATGCGTGTTATCCTAATGGAACTGGCAAGAATCGGTGACCACCTGATCTGTAATGGGGTAACCGGGATGGACTCAGGAGCAATTACAGGTCTTACCTATATGTTCATCGAAAGAGAACGTATTTATGATATGTATGAGCAAATCTGTGGGGCAAGGATGACTACGAATATGGGAAGAATCGGAGGATTCGAAAGAGATTTCACTCCTAAGTTTCATGAGTTATTACAAGACTTCTTAAAGACTTTCCCACCAAGATTCAAAGAATTCTGTACGCTATTAGAGAGAAACAGAATTTTCATGGACAGAACCATCGGTACAGGAGCAATTTCTGCCGAAAGAGCATTAAGCTACGGTTTCACTGGTCCAAACCTACGTGCAGCAGGAGTAGATTACGACGTGAGAGTTGCACAGCCTTATTCATCATACGAAGATTTCGATTTCATTATTCCTGTAGGAACTTCAGGAGACACTTACGATCGTTTCATGGTTCGTCAACAGGAAATCTGGGAATCCATTAAAATTATCAAACAAGCATACGAAAACCTTCCAGAAGGGCCATTCCATGCGGATGTTCCTGACTTCTATCTTCCTGAAAAGGCAGATGTATATCAGAAAATGGAAGCATTGATCTACCACTTCAAAATTGTAATGGGAGAAACTGATGTACCGAAAGGAGAAGTTTACCATGCTGTAGAAGGTGGAAACGGAGAATTAGGTTTCTATCTTGTGAGTGATGGAGGAAGAAGCCCTTACAGACTTCACTTCAGAAGACCATGTTTCATCTACTATCAGGCATATCCAGAAATGATTACAGGTTCTGTAATTTCAGATGCTATTGTAACGATGTGTAGTATGAATATTATTGCGGGAGAATTAGACGCATAAATTGTAAAAAGTATCATTGTAAAATGTATTCATGATTTTGCAGTGATTAAAATAAATAAGTCATTAGTACATTGTACATTGTACAATAATACATTAAATAAAATGAGCGAAACAATAGCTTTTAAACCGGAAAGTTTAGCACAGGTACACAAAATTATCGCAAGATATCCTGAAGGAAGACAGAAATCTGCTCTTCTTCCTGTACTTCACTTGGCACAGAAAGAATTCGGAGGATGGTTAGATGTTCCTGTGATGGATTATGTTGCCGAACTATTAAGTATCAAACCGATCGAAGTATATGAAGTAGCAACTTTCTATACGATGTTCAATATGAAACCGGTAGGTAAATATGTTTTGGAGGTTTGTAGAACAGGACCGTGTATGGTTTGTGGAAGCGAAAAAATCCTTGACCATATCAGAACGAAACTGAACATTAAAGATGGAGAAACTACTGAAGATGGTATGTTCACCCTAAAACCTGCTGAATGTCTTGGAGCGTGCGGATATGCACCAATG
This Chryseobacterium sp. G0162 DNA region includes the following protein-coding sequences:
- a CDS encoding NADH-quinone oxidoreductase subunit A, whose product is MNLPESYIPILIQAGVAVGFVAVSLLGAHFLGPKQKKGDSVKNQSWECGVPSEGNARTPFSIKYFLTAVLFVLFDIEIVFFYPYAVNFREFGMEGFLAVLTFVAIFFMAFFYVWKRGALDWDK
- a CDS encoding zinc metallopeptidase; protein product: MTGYYIIIGISMLVSWWVSSRLKSKFEYYSNVHLRNGLSGKEVAEKMLRDNGINDVQVISVPGQLTDHYNPADKTVNLSEGVYMQRNAAAAAVAAHECGHAVQHAVGYSMLNLRSKLVPVVNISSNLMQFVLIAGIAIMAATRTIENPNGNTAILAIGVAMFAVTTLFAFVTLPVEYDASNRAMKWLKDTGTVTAEEFVGVQDSLKWAARTYVVAALGSLAQLLYWGSLLLGGRRD
- a CDS encoding GNAT family N-acetyltransferase, with product MSTVSIIEVKTPGQLKQFVRFPMDLYKNNPYYVPSFINDEINIWNADENPALKYSEAKQYLAYKNDKIVGRIAVLINHKEEKELGIRKVRFGWIDFINDEEVSQALIQKAVDYAHEKNIDKIEGPMGFTNLDKAGMLIKGFDQLATMIGIYNHDYYPKHLEKLGLIKEKEWVEFEIIFPEVLPEKIHKFNELISQKYKLSVLKFNNKEEIIQYVDPMFDLLDETYKHLSTYTPISDEQRKTYKEKYFKLIDKDFIVCIVDENNHLISFAITMPSYSRALQKSGGKLLPFGWWHFLKAGRKNDRANFYLIGIHPDYQRRGVTSIIFKEIWKIFRKKGVKYLETNPELEENKNIQLLWQDYNPVNHKRRRTYSLEINDNDE
- a CDS encoding NADH-quinone oxidoreductase subunit B, which encodes MSDKKPVIRTDAPAPEGYEGEGFFATKLSSVIGMARKFSLWPLPFATSCCGIEFMATLNPTYDASRFGMERNSFSPRQADMLMVCGTISKKLGPVLKEVYTQMAEPKWVVAVGACASSGGIFDTYSVLQGIDKIIPVDVYVPGCPPRPEQIIEGVMQVQALAESESIRRRDMPEYQKLLDSYNISN
- the nuoD gene encoding NADH dehydrogenase (quinone) subunit D, which encodes MKDNSLSNILNQYESKEQIDGQLYTLNLGPTHPATHGIFQNILTMDGERILHAEQTVGYIHRAFEKISERRNYSQITTLTDRMNYCSAPINNLGWHMTVEKLIGVKVPKRVDYMRVILMELARIGDHLICNGVTGMDSGAITGLTYMFIERERIYDMYEQICGARMTTNMGRIGGFERDFTPKFHELLQDFLKTFPPRFKEFCTLLERNRIFMDRTIGTGAISAERALSYGFTGPNLRAAGVDYDVRVAQPYSSYEDFDFIIPVGTSGDTYDRFMVRQQEIWESIKIIKQAYENLPEGPFHADVPDFYLPEKADVYQKMEALIYHFKIVMGETDVPKGEVYHAVEGGNGELGFYLVSDGGRSPYRLHFRRPCFIYYQAYPEMITGSVISDAIVTMCSMNIIAGELDA
- a CDS encoding NADH-quinone oxidoreductase subunit C is translated as MTNEFVLEAITREFPESVISSSEPYGMLTIEVKKEDIKKIIHYLKDSSLEFNFLTDICGIHYPEFPEKEIGVVYHLHNMMANFRLRLKIFMSRENIEVDSLTELYAGANWMERETFDFYGIKFKGHPDLRPILNMEDLGYHPMLKEYRLEDGTRTDKDDNMFGR
- the nuoE gene encoding complex I 24 kDa subunit family protein, translated to MSETIAFKPESLAQVHKIIARYPEGRQKSALLPVLHLAQKEFGGWLDVPVMDYVAELLSIKPIEVYEVATFYTMFNMKPVGKYVLEVCRTGPCMVCGSEKILDHIRTKLNIKDGETTEDGMFTLKPAECLGACGYAPMLQLGKFFHENLTIEKVDEILDLCRQGQLALD